The Methylomicrobium lacus LW14 genome window below encodes:
- the ppx gene encoding exopolyphosphatase: MPKTLPEVVAAVDLGSNSFHMIVCSLKDGKLQIQDRIREMVRLASGLDKNDTLDSETQARALACLEKFGQRVRNFPPGSVRAVGTNTLRIATNAQEFLSKAEQALNHPIDIISGIEEARLIYLGVAYSLGGNGGTRLVMDIGGGSTEYILGSGNAPHEKESLHMGCVTLSNLFFKNGKLSKNAFAQAVLFAEQQLEPFQQTFRRNKWDKAIGASGTLRAIDKVLKLKNWSKNGITLEGLEQLAAHIGRCNHVDDLKLPDLNPERLPVFPGGVAIVYATFKILGIDQMIVSDGALREGLIQDLMGRIFDDDIRAATVHNWAERYHTDKPHAARVKQTIAYMLPQLSNTTPIDNDTITQYLDWAADLHEIGRDIAHSGYHKHSAYIIENGDLAGFSRQDQILLATLVRTHRRKFVRSLFANLPAPWTELAPYLSIILRIAVLLRRNRFDADLPEFRIAIEKSKVRLTFPQNWLDESPLTHADLQQEADYLKQGGFKLDFS; the protein is encoded by the coding sequence GTGCCAAAAACATTACCCGAAGTGGTTGCTGCCGTTGATCTCGGCTCGAACAGCTTTCACATGATCGTATGCAGCCTGAAGGACGGCAAACTGCAAATCCAGGACCGGATCCGCGAGATGGTCAGACTGGCCTCTGGCCTGGACAAAAACGATACCCTCGATAGTGAAACCCAGGCCCGGGCGCTGGCCTGCCTGGAAAAATTCGGCCAGCGGGTGCGCAATTTTCCGCCCGGCAGCGTGCGCGCGGTCGGCACGAACACCTTGCGCATCGCCACCAATGCGCAGGAATTTCTGAGCAAGGCCGAACAGGCCCTCAATCACCCGATCGACATCATCTCGGGCATCGAGGAAGCGCGCCTGATTTATTTGGGCGTCGCCTACAGCCTGGGCGGCAACGGCGGCACCCGCCTGGTAATGGACATCGGCGGCGGCAGCACCGAATACATCCTCGGCTCGGGCAATGCGCCCCATGAAAAGGAAAGCCTGCACATGGGCTGCGTGACGCTCAGCAACCTGTTTTTCAAAAACGGCAAGCTGTCCAAAAATGCGTTCGCGCAGGCGGTGCTATTCGCCGAGCAGCAACTGGAGCCGTTCCAGCAAACCTTCCGGCGCAATAAATGGGATAAGGCGATCGGCGCCTCGGGCACCTTGCGCGCAATCGATAAAGTGTTGAAGCTGAAAAACTGGAGCAAGAACGGCATCACGCTGGAAGGCCTCGAGCAACTGGCCGCGCATATCGGTCGTTGCAATCATGTTGACGACCTGAAACTGCCCGATCTTAACCCCGAGCGCCTGCCGGTGTTTCCGGGCGGCGTCGCGATCGTTTATGCGACCTTCAAAATCCTCGGCATCGACCAGATGATCGTCTCCGACGGCGCCTTGCGCGAAGGCCTGATCCAGGATCTGATGGGCCGTATATTCGATGACGACATTCGTGCCGCCACCGTGCACAACTGGGCGGAACGCTACCATACCGACAAGCCGCATGCCGCCCGCGTCAAACAGACGATCGCTTACATGCTGCCGCAGTTGAGCAATACGACGCCGATCGACAACGACACGATCACCCAATACCTCGACTGGGCCGCCGATTTGCACGAAATCGGCCGCGACATCGCGCACAGCGGCTATCACAAACACAGCGCCTATATCATCGAAAACGGCGATCTGGCCGGCTTTTCGCGGCAGGATCAAATCCTGTTGGCGACCCTCGTCAGAACGCACCGGCGCAAGTTTGTGCGCTCGCTGTTCGCCAACTTGCCGGCGCCCTGGACCGAGCTGGCGCCGTATCTGAGCATCATTTTGCGGATCGCAGTGCTGCTGCGCCGCAACCGGTTTGACGCAGACCTTCCGGAATTCAGGATTGCGATCGAAAAATCGAAGGTTCGCCTGACTTTCCCGCAAAACTGGTTGGACGAATCGCCGCTGACCCATGCCGATTTGCAGCAGGAAGCCGACTATCTCAAACAAGGCGGTTTCAAGCTGGATTTCTCCTGA
- the oadA gene encoding sodium-extruding oxaloacetate decarboxylase subunit alpha, producing MAKEKIKPLSITEVALRDAHQSLFATRMRIEDMLPICEKLDQVGYWSVESWGGATFDACIRYLGEDPWERLRLLKAAMPNTRQQMLLRGQNLLGYRHFADDVVDKFIERSAVNGIDVFRIFDAMNDMRNIEHAVKAVLRTDAHAQGTISYTTSPAHTLDSWVVLGKQIEDMGAHSICIKDMAGLLKPYEAFELVSRLKKSTSLPVHLHCHATTGLSVPSLLKAAEAGVDNVDTAISPLSMTYSHSPTETIVASLEGTERATGLDLAKLEEISAYFRDIRKKYVQFEGSLKGVDSRILISQVPGGMLTNMESQLKEQGAADKFDEVMHEIPRVREDLGFIPLVTPTSQIVGTQAVLNVISGERYKTITRETAGLLKGEYGATPAPVNKQLQERVLEGGTPITCRPADLIAPEMDKLVAELKDKAKKEGVKLAPHVEEDVLINAMFNQVGWKFLANRGNPAAFEAAPTGEAIEPAAAKGDKAAQAVESYVVNVDGRNFNVVVGPGGAGLTIEPAAQPIVVPQPGSSGAVVEAPMAGNILKILVSQGSVVAAGEVVVIMEAMKMETEVRSKFAGVVSAVHVKEGGGVAGGDALVTL from the coding sequence ATGGCAAAAGAGAAGATCAAGCCTTTGTCGATCACCGAAGTCGCGCTGCGCGACGCGCATCAGTCGCTTTTTGCGACCCGGATGCGTATCGAGGACATGCTGCCGATTTGCGAAAAACTTGATCAGGTAGGCTATTGGTCGGTCGAGTCCTGGGGCGGCGCGACTTTTGATGCCTGCATTCGGTATCTTGGCGAAGATCCGTGGGAAAGGTTGCGCCTGTTAAAGGCCGCGATGCCGAACACGCGCCAGCAAATGTTGCTGCGCGGGCAGAATCTGCTCGGCTACCGGCATTTTGCGGACGATGTGGTCGATAAATTCATCGAACGCAGCGCGGTCAACGGCATCGATGTGTTCCGTATCTTCGATGCGATGAATGACATGCGCAACATCGAACATGCGGTCAAGGCGGTGCTCAGAACCGATGCGCACGCGCAGGGCACCATTTCTTATACGACGAGCCCGGCGCATACCCTCGATTCGTGGGTCGTTCTCGGCAAACAGATCGAAGACATGGGCGCGCACTCGATCTGCATCAAGGACATGGCGGGCCTGTTGAAGCCTTATGAAGCGTTTGAACTGGTTTCGCGCCTGAAAAAGAGCACGTCGCTGCCGGTACATCTGCATTGCCATGCGACCACCGGTTTGAGCGTGCCGAGCCTGCTGAAGGCGGCCGAGGCCGGCGTCGATAATGTCGATACGGCCATTTCACCGCTCAGCATGACTTATAGCCATAGCCCGACCGAAACGATCGTGGCGAGTCTCGAAGGCACCGAGCGTGCGACCGGACTGGATTTGGCCAAGCTGGAAGAAATTTCCGCGTATTTCCGCGACATCCGCAAGAAATACGTGCAATTTGAAGGCAGCCTGAAAGGCGTCGACAGCCGCATTTTGATCTCGCAAGTGCCGGGCGGCATGCTGACCAATATGGAAAGCCAGTTGAAAGAGCAGGGCGCCGCCGACAAGTTTGACGAGGTGATGCACGAAATTCCGCGCGTGCGCGAGGATTTGGGCTTCATCCCGCTGGTCACGCCGACTTCGCAGATCGTCGGTACGCAAGCGGTGCTGAATGTGATCAGCGGCGAGCGTTATAAAACGATTACCCGGGAAACCGCGGGCCTGTTGAAAGGCGAATACGGCGCGACGCCGGCGCCGGTCAACAAGCAGCTGCAGGAGCGCGTGCTCGAAGGCGGCACCCCGATCACCTGCCGTCCCGCCGATCTGATCGCGCCGGAAATGGACAAATTGGTTGCCGAACTGAAGGACAAGGCCAAGAAAGAAGGCGTCAAACTGGCGCCACACGTCGAAGAAGATGTCTTGATCAATGCGATGTTCAATCAGGTCGGCTGGAAATTTCTGGCCAACCGCGGCAATCCTGCCGCATTTGAAGCCGCGCCGACCGGTGAAGCGATTGAGCCGGCTGCGGCGAAGGGCGACAAGGCTGCGCAGGCGGTCGAATCGTATGTGGTCAATGTCGACGGCAGAAACTTCAATGTGGTCGTGGGGCCCGGCGGCGCCGGCCTGACGATCGAACCGGCCGCGCAACCGATCGTGGTGCCGCAGCCGGGCAGTAGCGGCGCGGTGGTCGAAGCGCCGATGGCTGGCAACATCCTGAAAATTCTGGTCAGTCAGGGCAGCGTGGTGGCGGCCGGCGAAGTGGTCGTGATCATGGAAGCGATGAAGATGGAGACCGAAGTGCGCTCCAAGTTCGCGGGCGTCGTCAGCGCGGTTCACGTGAAGGAAGGCGGCGGTGTCGCCGGGGGCGATGCGCTGGTTACCTTATGA
- a CDS encoding OadG family protein, protein MAELMSRGVELMIVGMGIVFLFLALLVVAINTMSSLIQRFFPEQPKAANVAKIDSDKATVAAITAAVHQYRSKNR, encoded by the coding sequence ATGGCAGAACTGATGAGCCGCGGTGTTGAATTGATGATTGTCGGTATGGGCATCGTCTTTTTGTTTTTGGCGTTGTTGGTCGTCGCGATCAATACGATGTCGTCGCTGATTCAACGTTTTTTTCCGGAGCAGCCTAAAGCCGCGAATGTTGCTAAAATTGACTCGGATAAGGCGACCGTGGCCGCCATTACCGCCGCCGTGCACCAATATCGAAGCAAAAACAGGTAA
- a CDS encoding TolC family protein, which translates to MKKSKHFHLMALGWLVLTLQGCGIPAMTAKKADTALPDSFNHKQGISEQKNTATANWGDFFEDPHLIALIKTAIANNKEVNIMLQRISVAENEIQRRKGAYLPFVSIGAGAGADKVGQFTRSGAVEENLEIRPGESFPTLLGDYQFGLFSTWEIDVWKKLRNEKQVAVLEYMASVDGRHFLVTNLVAEVAHSYYELLALDNQLENLEQYIAILQNGLEMVKQLQIYARSNALAVKRYAAEVTKNESKKYEIKQQISVIENRINFLLGRTAGPIKRNSAGFMGIKPKMLHVGIPSQLLQNRPDIRQAELELSAADLNIKVARANFYPTFGIKAGIGFQAFALKYLINTPESLAATIAGEIVAPLVNKNAIIAEYKNANAKQIQAAYEYEQSIIKAYMEVANQISNIDNLDKNYRFKNDQVDSLVQSIDVANQLFLSARADYLEVLLTQRDALDAKKELIETKQKQMVAVVDLYKSLGGGWQQ; encoded by the coding sequence ATGAAAAAGAGTAAACATTTTCATCTTATGGCATTGGGATGGCTGGTGCTGACGCTGCAAGGCTGCGGCATACCGGCAATGACCGCCAAAAAGGCCGACACCGCTCTGCCGGACAGCTTTAATCATAAACAGGGCATTTCAGAACAAAAAAATACGGCGACCGCGAATTGGGGCGATTTTTTCGAAGATCCCCATTTGATCGCGTTGATCAAAACGGCGATCGCCAACAACAAGGAAGTGAATATCATGCTGCAGCGCATCAGCGTTGCGGAAAATGAAATTCAAAGGCGTAAAGGCGCTTATCTGCCCTTTGTGAGCATCGGCGCGGGCGCCGGCGCGGATAAGGTCGGACAGTTTACGCGCAGCGGCGCGGTCGAGGAAAATCTGGAGATACGGCCGGGCGAGTCGTTTCCGACCTTGCTCGGCGACTATCAATTCGGACTGTTTTCGACCTGGGAGATCGACGTTTGGAAAAAGCTCAGAAACGAGAAACAGGTGGCCGTGCTCGAATACATGGCATCGGTCGATGGCCGGCACTTTTTAGTGACCAATCTGGTCGCAGAAGTCGCGCATTCGTATTACGAGCTGCTTGCGTTGGACAATCAGCTTGAGAACCTGGAACAATACATCGCCATTCTGCAAAACGGCCTGGAGATGGTCAAGCAATTGCAGATTTATGCCCGTTCGAATGCCCTCGCGGTCAAACGTTACGCCGCGGAAGTGACCAAAAACGAGAGCAAAAAATACGAGATCAAACAGCAGATCAGCGTCATTGAAAACCGCATCAACTTTTTGCTGGGCCGAACGGCCGGGCCGATCAAGCGCAACTCGGCCGGCTTCATGGGCATCAAGCCGAAAATGCTTCATGTGGGGATACCCTCGCAACTGCTGCAAAACAGGCCCGACATCCGACAAGCGGAACTGGAGCTTTCGGCGGCCGATTTGAACATCAAAGTGGCGAGAGCGAATTTCTATCCGACCTTTGGCATCAAGGCGGGGATCGGCTTTCAGGCTTTCGCACTCAAATACCTGATCAACACGCCGGAGTCGCTGGCGGCGACCATCGCCGGCGAGATAGTCGCTCCGCTGGTGAACAAAAACGCGATCATCGCCGAATACAAAAACGCCAATGCCAAGCAGATTCAGGCAGCGTACGAGTACGAACAAAGCATTATTAAAGCCTATATGGAAGTAGCCAATCAAATTTCAAACATCGACAACCTGGACAAGAACTATCGGTTCAAGAATGATCAGGTGGACTCGCTCGTGCAATCGATCGACGTGGCCAACCAGTTGTTCCTATCGGCCCGCGCCGACTATCTGGAGGTTTTATTGACGCAACGAGATGCCTTGGACGCCAAAAAGGAGCTCATCGAAACGAAACAGAAGCAAATGGTTGCCGTGGTAGACCTTTATAAATCGCTCGGCGGAGGTTGGCAGCAGTAG
- a CDS encoding sodium ion-translocating decarboxylase subunit beta has protein sequence MENIISLWQSTGLYNMSAAQAFMILVGFVLLYLAIKKGFEPLLLLPIGFGAVLSNIPVAGIAEEGGLLHYLYFGIKAGIFPLLIFMGVGAMTDFGPMIANPKTLLLGAAAQLGIFASLLGALALNMVPGLEFSLKDAAAIGIIGGADGPTAIYVASRLAPDLLGAIAVAAYSYMALVPLIQPPIMRALTTEAERKIEMQQLRAVSKTEKIVFPLMLLSLCILMLPSAAPLVGMFALGNLMNACGVVERLSQTAQNELINIVTIFLGLSVGSKLSADAFLQYKTLGILALGAVAFAIGTAGGVIMAKLMNRFSTTQINPLIGAAGVSAVPMAARVANKVGLESNPHNFLLMHAMGPNVAGVIGSAVAAGVLLSLVK, from the coding sequence ATGGAAAATATCATTTCACTTTGGCAGAGCACCGGCCTTTACAACATGAGTGCCGCTCAGGCCTTCATGATCTTGGTCGGCTTCGTGCTGCTGTACCTGGCGATCAAAAAAGGCTTCGAGCCGCTCTTGTTGTTGCCGATCGGCTTTGGCGCGGTGCTCAGCAATATTCCGGTCGCTGGCATCGCTGAAGAAGGCGGGTTGCTGCATTACCTGTATTTCGGCATCAAGGCCGGTATTTTTCCGTTGTTGATCTTCATGGGCGTCGGCGCGATGACCGATTTCGGGCCGATGATCGCGAACCCGAAGACCTTGCTGCTCGGCGCGGCCGCGCAGCTCGGCATCTTTGCTTCCTTGCTCGGCGCGCTGGCGTTGAATATGGTGCCGGGCCTCGAATTTTCGCTGAAGGATGCGGCCGCGATCGGCATCATCGGCGGTGCGGACGGCCCGACTGCGATTTATGTCGCTTCCCGGCTCGCGCCGGATCTGCTCGGCGCGATTGCGGTGGCCGCTTATTCCTATATGGCGCTGGTGCCATTGATTCAGCCGCCGATCATGCGCGCGTTGACCACCGAAGCCGAGCGTAAAATCGAGATGCAGCAATTGCGCGCGGTCAGCAAGACCGAAAAAATCGTGTTTCCCCTGATGCTGCTGTCGCTGTGCATTCTGATGCTGCCGTCCGCGGCGCCGTTGGTCGGCATGTTCGCCCTGGGCAATCTGATGAATGCGTGCGGCGTGGTCGAACGCTTGAGTCAGACCGCGCAAAACGAGCTGATCAACATCGTGACGATCTTTTTGGGTTTGTCGGTCGGCTCGAAACTGAGCGCGGATGCGTTTTTACAATACAAGACGCTCGGCATTCTGGCGCTCGGCGCGGTCGCTTTTGCGATCGGAACGGCCGGCGGCGTGATCATGGCGAAGCTGATGAACCGTTTCAGCACCACCCAGATTAATCCGTTGATCGGTGCGGCCGGCGTTTCGGCGGTGCCGATGGCCGCGCGCGTCGCGAACAAGGTTGGCCTGGAAAGCAACCCGCACAACTTCCTGCTGATGCACGCGATGGGGCCGAATGTGGCCGGCGTGATCGGTTCGGCGGTCGCGGCCGGCGTATTGTTGAGTCTCGTTAAATAG
- a CDS encoding ABC transporter ATP-binding protein — translation MNALSIRNLRKIYNNGFEALKGIELDVEAGDFFALLGPNGAGKSTAIGIISSLVNASSGSVSIFGHDLQKERDQAKNCIGLVPQEVNFNQFETVKNILLNQAGYYGVPRKLALARTEKCLKQMELWDKRDTVSRRLSGGMKRRVMIARAMVHDPKLLILDEPTAGVDIEIRRSMWNLMREVNEQGTTIILTTHYLEEAESLCRNIAIIDQGRIVEHSDMVGLLARLNIDHFLLDLEAPLDAAPVIDGVQIERVSERLLNVGVPKAFGLNQLFSRLSELGIQVISLKNKSNRLEQLFLDLINANTPGDKR, via the coding sequence ATGAATGCATTATCGATACGTAATCTCCGCAAAATTTATAATAACGGGTTTGAGGCTTTGAAAGGCATCGAACTGGATGTCGAAGCGGGCGATTTTTTTGCGCTCTTGGGGCCGAACGGGGCGGGCAAATCGACCGCGATCGGCATCATCAGCTCGTTGGTCAACGCGAGCAGCGGTTCGGTCAGCATCTTCGGGCACGATTTGCAGAAGGAGCGCGACCAGGCCAAAAATTGTATCGGCCTGGTGCCGCAGGAAGTCAATTTCAATCAATTTGAAACGGTCAAAAATATTCTGCTGAACCAAGCCGGCTATTATGGCGTGCCGCGCAAGCTGGCGCTTGCCCGAACCGAAAAATGCCTGAAGCAGATGGAGCTTTGGGACAAGCGCGACACCGTGTCGCGGCGTTTGTCCGGCGGCATGAAGCGCCGGGTGATGATCGCGCGCGCGATGGTGCACGATCCGAAGCTGTTGATCCTCGATGAGCCGACCGCCGGGGTCGATATCGAGATTCGCCGCTCGATGTGGAATCTGATGCGCGAGGTCAACGAACAGGGCACCACGATCATCTTGACCACGCATTATCTCGAAGAAGCGGAAAGCCTGTGCCGGAACATCGCGATCATCGATCAGGGCCGCATCGTCGAGCATTCGGATATGGTCGGTCTCTTGGCGCGTCTGAACATCGATCATTTCCTGCTCGACCTGGAAGCGCCGCTCGATGCCGCGCCGGTGATCGACGGCGTGCAGATCGAGCGGGTGTCCGAGCGGCTGCTGAATGTCGGCGTGCCGAAAGCGTTCGGGCTGAATCAGTTGTTTAGCCGGCTCAGCGAGCTCGGGATCCAGGTGATTAGCCTGAAGAACAAATCGAATCGGCTCGAGCAGTTGTTTCTGGATTTGATCAATGCGAATACGCCAGGAGACAAACGATGA
- a CDS encoding ABC transporter permease produces MNYGIAFRTLAVKEIHRFFRIWPQTLLPPAITTALYFLIFGKLIGGRIGTVNGASYIDYIVPGIILMSVISHSYSNVVSSFYSTKFQHHIEELLVAPVPNWVILGGYVSGGIVRGLSVGVVVALISLLFAQISVHNVTICLAIAVLTATLFSLAGFINAVFAESFDDISIIPNFILTPLSYLGGVFFSVDMLAGIWQTIAMGNPILYMVNAFRYGMIGVTDIDIILAFEMTCGFIALLILFSLYLLHKGVGIKN; encoded by the coding sequence ATGAATTACGGTATTGCCTTTCGCACGCTCGCGGTCAAGGAAATCCACCGCTTTTTTCGTATCTGGCCGCAGACCTTGCTGCCGCCGGCGATTACGACCGCGTTGTATTTTCTGATTTTCGGCAAACTGATCGGCGGCAGGATCGGCACGGTCAATGGCGCCAGCTACATCGATTATATCGTGCCCGGCATCATCCTGATGTCGGTGATCAGTCATTCGTATTCCAATGTCGTGTCGTCGTTTTATTCGACCAAATTTCAGCACCACATCGAGGAGCTCTTGGTCGCGCCGGTGCCGAATTGGGTGATTCTGGGCGGCTATGTGTCCGGCGGCATCGTGCGCGGGCTTTCGGTCGGCGTCGTGGTCGCGCTGATTTCGCTGCTGTTCGCGCAAATCAGCGTACACAATGTCACGATCTGTCTGGCGATCGCGGTGCTGACTGCGACGTTGTTCTCGTTGGCCGGATTCATCAACGCGGTATTCGCGGAAAGCTTCGACGATATTTCGATCATTCCGAACTTCATTCTGACCCCGCTCAGCTATCTCGGCGGCGTGTTTTTCTCGGTCGATATGCTGGCCGGAATCTGGCAGACGATCGCGATGGGCAATCCGATTCTATATATGGTCAATGCCTTTCGTTACGGCATGATCGGCGTGACCGATATCGACATCATCCTGGCTTTTGAGATGACCTGCGGATTTATCGCGTTGCTGATTTTGTTCAGTCTTTATTTGCTGCACAAAGGAGTCGGCATTAAAAATTAA
- a CDS encoding efflux RND transporter permease subunit, with protein sequence MFNIFIKRPVMAIVLSLVFLFMGLLAIRSLPISQFPDIAPPRVMISLAFPGASADVLVQSSLITIERAINGVPGMKYIVSDATSAGEAVIQVLFDLSVDPNIAMVNVKTRLDQVMSRLPKLVQLEGVIVERVQPSMLMYINLYSKDKNADQKLLFNYALAYVIPEVQRVYGIAQAKILGSRQYAMRIWLNPDRMRAYSVSVEEVMDAIANQSIIGRPGRIGQSTGIAAQSKEYVLVYQGRYSKPEQYEDIIIRANSEGELLHLKDIAKVDLSSEFYDIYSDKDSFPSASIVLKQNYGSNASKVIEDVKEKLKELKKSFPEDMDYEINYDVSRFVDASIEKVLHTLAEAFLLVSLVVFIFLGDWRSTLIPILAVPVSLIGAFAVMQAFGLSINLITLFALVLAIGIVVDDAIVVVEAVHAKMEAENISPYVASKKVLGEIGGAIVAITLVMTSVFVPLAFMTGPVGVFYRQFAIAMASSIVISAIVALSLAPVLCAMILKNTHGQPKRKTPISLFIDAFNAVFEKVTGRYVKVLNAVVMRRFLTFLVLGGFCFGIYSVSLTLPSGFIPGEDQGMIYAIIQTPPGSTLEVTNKVAREIEGIASKIDGVQSISSLAGYEVLTEGRGSNAGTVIINLKDWSQRKHSVQDVIRELEEKTHDFGAMIEFFEPPAVPGYGAASGLALRLLDKTLGTDYHEFDKLNQTFMAALRKRKELTGLFTFYAANYPQYELVIDNKLAMQKGVSINKAMDNLDIMIGSTYEQGFIRFNNFFKVYAQASPEFRRFPSDVLKYYVKNEAGEMVPYSAFMTMKKRQGPNEITRYNLYNSAAIRAEPATGYTSGDAIKAVQEVAAATLPRGFDIAWEGLSFDEAARGNEALVIFVVVLVFVYLVLAAQYESFMLPLAVLFSLPPGIFGAFFLLKTLGLANDVYSQLGLVMLIGLLGKNAVLIIEFAVQKQAQGMTVKEAAIAGAQARFRPILMTSFAFIAGLIPLAIATGAGAVGNRTIGTSSLGGMIFGTVFGVILIPGLYYVFAKMIEGKSLISNEDLDPLTEKYHYGADDEKE encoded by the coding sequence CGGGGCCAGCGCCGATGTCCTGGTGCAATCGTCCCTGATTACGATCGAGCGCGCTATTAATGGTGTTCCCGGCATGAAATACATCGTCTCGGATGCGACCAGCGCCGGTGAAGCCGTCATTCAAGTGCTGTTCGACTTGAGCGTTGATCCTAACATCGCGATGGTCAACGTGAAAACGCGCCTGGACCAGGTCATGAGCCGGTTGCCAAAGCTGGTTCAACTGGAGGGGGTAATCGTCGAACGGGTGCAGCCCAGCATGCTCATGTACATCAACCTGTACAGCAAAGACAAAAACGCGGATCAAAAGTTATTGTTCAACTATGCATTGGCCTATGTTATCCCGGAAGTCCAGCGGGTCTATGGCATCGCCCAAGCAAAAATATTAGGCAGTCGCCAATATGCGATGCGGATTTGGCTGAATCCGGACCGGATGAGGGCCTATAGCGTCTCGGTAGAAGAAGTGATGGATGCGATTGCAAACCAAAGCATTATCGGCCGGCCAGGTCGAATAGGGCAAAGCACGGGCATTGCCGCCCAGTCCAAAGAATATGTGCTAGTCTATCAAGGGCGGTACAGCAAGCCGGAACAATACGAAGACATTATCATCCGGGCCAACTCGGAAGGCGAGTTACTACACCTTAAAGACATTGCTAAAGTCGATCTAAGCAGCGAATTTTATGATATTTATTCGGATAAGGATTCCTTTCCTTCCGCTTCGATCGTGCTTAAGCAAAACTACGGCAGCAATGCCAGCAAGGTCATCGAGGACGTAAAGGAAAAATTGAAGGAGTTGAAAAAGTCCTTCCCGGAGGACATGGACTACGAAATCAACTACGATGTATCCAGATTCGTTGATGCGTCCATTGAAAAAGTCCTGCACACCCTGGCGGAAGCATTCCTACTGGTATCCTTGGTGGTCTTTATTTTCCTGGGGGACTGGCGTTCTACCTTGATTCCAATCCTCGCCGTACCGGTTTCGCTGATCGGGGCATTCGCCGTTATGCAGGCGTTTGGACTCTCCATCAATCTCATCACCCTGTTTGCCCTGGTGCTGGCCATCGGTATCGTGGTCGATGACGCCATTGTGGTGGTCGAAGCGGTGCATGCGAAAATGGAGGCTGAAAATATAAGTCCCTATGTCGCTTCGAAAAAAGTATTAGGGGAAATCGGCGGCGCCATTGTAGCGATCACCTTGGTCATGACCTCTGTGTTCGTCCCACTTGCCTTCATGACCGGGCCGGTTGGCGTGTTCTATCGGCAATTCGCTATAGCCATGGCCTCGTCGATCGTGATTTCGGCGATCGTCGCTTTATCGCTTGCGCCTGTTCTGTGCGCGATGATCCTGAAAAACACCCATGGGCAACCGAAACGGAAAACGCCGATCAGCCTGTTCATCGATGCCTTCAACGCTGTTTTCGAAAAAGTCACGGGGCGATACGTCAAAGTTCTCAATGCTGTCGTCATGAGGAGGTTTCTAACATTTTTGGTTTTGGGTGGGTTTTGCTTTGGCATTTATTCGGTCAGCCTAACCTTACCTTCAGGTTTTATTCCCGGTGAAGACCAAGGCATGATTTATGCCATTATCCAAACACCGCCCGGCTCAACGCTGGAAGTAACCAATAAAGTGGCACGGGAAATAGAAGGCATAGCCAGTAAAATTGACGGTGTGCAATCGATTTCTTCTTTGGCCGGCTATGAAGTGCTTACCGAAGGACGCGGTTCCAACGCCGGCACGGTTATTATCAACCTGAAAGACTGGTCGCAGCGTAAACATTCCGTCCAGGATGTTATCCGTGAACTGGAGGAAAAAACCCATGACTTCGGCGCCATGATCGAGTTTTTTGAACCCCCGGCAGTCCCCGGTTATGGCGCGGCATCCGGCTTGGCATTGCGCTTATTGGACAAGACCTTAGGCACGGACTACCACGAGTTTGACAAACTTAACCAGACGTTCATGGCGGCGCTGCGCAAGCGCAAGGAATTGACCGGTCTGTTCACCTTTTATGCGGCCAATTATCCGCAGTACGAACTGGTCATCGACAATAAGCTCGCGATGCAGAAAGGCGTGTCGATCAACAAAGCGATGGACAATCTGGACATCATGATCGGCAGCACCTACGAGCAGGGCTTCATCCGCTTCAATAACTTTTTTAAGGTCTACGCGCAAGCCAGTCCCGAATTCCGGCGCTTCCCTTCGGATGTGTTGAAGTACTACGTAAAAAATGAAGCAGGCGAGATGGTGCCGTACTCCGCCTTCATGACCATGAAGAAACGGCAAGGACCCAACGAAATCACCCGTTATAACCTCTACAACTCCGCTGCTATCCGTGCCGAGCCAGCCACCGGCTATACCAGCGGCGATGCCATCAAGGCAGTCCAGGAAGTCGCAGCCGCCACGTTGCCACGAGGTTTTGACATTGCCTGGGAAGGTTTGTCGTTTGATGAAGCCGCCCGGGGCAATGAAGCGCTGGTGATCTTCGTCGTCGTGCTCGTGTTTGTCTACCTGGTGTTGGCCGCACAGTACGAAAGTTTTATGTTGCCGTTAGCCGTTTTATTTTCGCTGCCCCCCGGTATTTTCGGTGCTTTCTTTTTGCTGAAAACATTGGGTCTTGCCAACGACGTCTATTCCCAACTGGGGCTGGTCATGTTAATCGGTTTACTCGGCAAAAACGCGGTATTGATCATCGAATTTGCGGTTCAGAAGCAAGCCCAAGGCATGACGGTTAAAGAGGCGGCGATTGCGGGAGCACAAGCGCGTTTTCGGCCGATATTGATGACCTCCTTTGCGTTTATAGCCGGGTTGATACCCTTAGCCATAGCGACGGGGGCGGGAGCAGTCGGTAACAGAACCATTGGCACCTCTTCCCTTGGCGGGATGATTTTCGGCACCGTGTTTGGCGTCATCCTGATTCCAGGACTTTATTATGTTTTTGCCAAAATGATCGAAGGAAAATCCTTGATTAGTAACGAAGACCTTGATCCTTTAACAGAAAAATATCATTACGGTGCGGATGATGAAAAAGAGTAA